A region of Micromonospora sp. WMMD882 DNA encodes the following proteins:
- a CDS encoding glycoside hydrolase family 43 protein — protein MSTETADVATAARSIRNPVLSGFHPDPSILRVGDDYYLATSTFEWYPGVRVHHSRDLVRWRAVGGIITERRLLDLRGCGDSNGVWAPDLTYHDGEFFLVYSDVASFASGYWDPQNFLITAPDITGPWSDPVKLHGRGFDAALFHDDDGSTWLLSMSADWRPGRDRFGGIEIQQYDRAERRLVGRPRIIFTGTAVGLTEGPHLYRHDGWYWLVTAEGGTSWEHQVTVARSRELFGPYEVDPAGPLLTSVGRPDLPLQKAGHGSLVRTQSGDWYLAHLVGRPYTPLGNCVLGRETAIQRVEWAPGGWPRIADGVPADEVDAPDLPAHPWPDEPVTDHFETDELGPHWSTLRRPAGPDWIDLRSRPSHLRIHGGQSPVGRQTPSLVARRVGATRCSLETALEFDPTDHRQLAGITAYYNTLNWHHLYLTRADDGRTVLEVLSSDSGRRRARPELSVDTAGVTRVGLRAEFDGPVVRFAYDLGAGWQALPVELDATILSDEHAALIIDGEPAAWGFTGAFLGLWVQDLGGDGGYADFDHATYLEH, from the coding sequence ATGTCGACCGAGACCGCTGACGTGGCGACCGCCGCCCGGTCGATCCGTAATCCCGTGCTGTCGGGTTTCCACCCGGATCCGTCGATCCTGCGGGTGGGTGACGACTACTACCTGGCCACCTCGACGTTCGAGTGGTACCCGGGGGTGCGGGTGCACCACTCCCGCGACCTCGTGCGCTGGCGCGCGGTGGGCGGGATCATCACCGAGCGTCGCCTGCTCGACCTGCGCGGCTGCGGCGACTCCAACGGGGTGTGGGCGCCCGACCTGACGTACCACGACGGCGAGTTCTTCCTGGTGTACAGCGACGTGGCCAGCTTCGCCAGCGGGTACTGGGATCCACAGAACTTCCTGATCACCGCGCCGGACATCACCGGCCCGTGGTCCGACCCGGTCAAGCTGCACGGCCGCGGCTTCGACGCCGCGCTGTTCCACGACGACGACGGCAGCACCTGGCTGCTGAGCATGAGCGCCGACTGGCGGCCCGGCCGGGACCGGTTCGGCGGCATCGAGATCCAGCAGTACGACCGGGCCGAGCGGCGACTGGTCGGACGCCCCCGGATCATCTTCACCGGCACCGCGGTCGGCCTCACCGAGGGGCCGCACCTGTACCGCCACGACGGGTGGTACTGGCTGGTCACCGCCGAGGGGGGCACGAGCTGGGAGCACCAGGTCACCGTCGCGCGGTCCCGGGAGCTGTTCGGGCCGTACGAGGTCGACCCGGCCGGCCCGCTGCTGACCTCGGTGGGCCGCCCCGACCTGCCGTTGCAGAAGGCCGGCCACGGCAGCCTGGTCCGCACCCAGAGCGGCGACTGGTACCTGGCCCACCTGGTCGGCCGCCCCTACACGCCGCTGGGCAACTGCGTGCTCGGGCGGGAGACCGCCATCCAGCGGGTCGAGTGGGCGCCGGGCGGCTGGCCCAGGATCGCCGACGGCGTGCCGGCCGACGAGGTCGACGCGCCCGACCTGCCGGCGCACCCGTGGCCGGACGAGCCGGTCACCGACCACTTCGAGACCGACGAGCTGGGCCCGCACTGGTCGACCCTGCGCCGCCCGGCCGGCCCCGACTGGATCGACCTGCGGTCCCGGCCGTCGCACCTGCGGATCCACGGTGGGCAGTCGCCGGTCGGCCGGCAGACGCCCAGCCTGGTGGCCCGCCGGGTCGGCGCGACCCGCTGCTCGCTGGAGACGGCGCTGGAGTTCGATCCGACCGACCACCGGCAGCTCGCCGGGATCACCGCCTACTACAACACCCTCAACTGGCACCACCTCTACCTGACCCGCGCCGACGACGGCCGGACGGTGCTGGAGGTGCTCAGCTCGGACAGCGGGCGACGCCGGGCCCGGCCCGAGCTCAGCGTGGACACCGCCGGCGTCACCCGGGTCGGGCTGCGGGCGGAGTTCGACGGTCCGGTCGTCCGGTTCGCGTACGACCTGGGCGCCGGCTGGCAGGCACTGCCGGTGGAGCTGGACGCGACGATCCTGTCCGACGAGCACGCCGCGCTGATCATCGACGGGGAGCCGGCCGCGTGGGGCTTCACCGGGGCCTTCCTCGGGTTGTGGGTGCAGGATCTCGGTGGTGACGGCGGGTACGCCGACTTCGACCACGCCACGTACCTCGAACACTGA
- a CDS encoding endo-1,4-beta-xylanase, whose protein sequence is MLLRRWIAAGVVAVATVGVLSTVPATAGRPHDPADQSLRALGLRHGLYVGTAVDTAALDDPDDPRYREIVRDEFSSVTAENAMKWESLEPTRGRYDWAAADKIVATAQRNGQRLRGHVLVWHNQLPTWLTDGVADGSIDKAQLRQILRQHITTVVSRYRGKIWQWDVVNEAVSDPWDDPPTLHYKGFWAQHLGPGYVADAFRWARAADPKALLFYNDYNIEAFGSGDPADDKTQFVHDMVRDLLARGVPIDGVGSQGHLGTQYGNFDTFQVADALRRFAKLGLATAFTEVDVRSQLTEGVRAGVPDEINPRLQASAANFHVLLQACLAEPRCLSFTVWGFTDRHSWVPGWFDDPPEGLATLYDENYQPKRAYQTVKADLIFAGPPYVLPRVTPRPRR, encoded by the coding sequence ATGCTGCTCAGACGGTGGATAGCCGCCGGTGTCGTCGCCGTGGCGACCGTCGGTGTGCTGAGCACCGTGCCGGCCACGGCGGGTCGCCCCCACGACCCCGCCGACCAGAGCCTGCGCGCTCTCGGCCTGCGCCACGGCCTGTACGTCGGCACCGCGGTCGACACGGCCGCCCTGGACGACCCCGACGACCCCCGGTACCGGGAGATCGTCCGGGACGAGTTCTCCTCCGTCACCGCGGAGAACGCCATGAAGTGGGAGTCGTTGGAGCCCACCCGGGGCAGGTACGACTGGGCGGCGGCCGACAAGATCGTCGCCACCGCCCAGCGCAACGGCCAGCGACTGCGCGGCCACGTCCTGGTCTGGCACAACCAACTGCCCACCTGGCTGACCGACGGGGTCGCCGACGGATCCATCGACAAGGCCCAGCTACGGCAGATCCTGCGCCAGCACATCACCACGGTGGTCAGCCGCTACCGGGGCAAGATCTGGCAGTGGGACGTCGTCAACGAGGCGGTCAGCGACCCCTGGGACGACCCGCCCACCCTGCACTACAAGGGCTTCTGGGCGCAGCACCTGGGTCCGGGCTACGTCGCGGACGCGTTCCGCTGGGCGCGGGCCGCCGACCCGAAGGCGCTGCTGTTCTACAACGACTACAACATCGAGGCGTTCGGCTCGGGCGACCCGGCCGACGACAAGACCCAGTTCGTCCACGACATGGTCCGGGACCTGCTGGCCCGGGGCGTGCCGATCGACGGGGTGGGCAGCCAGGGGCACCTGGGCACCCAGTACGGCAACTTCGACACCTTCCAGGTGGCCGACGCGCTGCGCCGGTTCGCGAAGCTGGGCCTGGCCACGGCCTTCACCGAGGTCGACGTGCGCAGCCAGCTCACCGAGGGGGTCCGGGCCGGCGTCCCCGACGAGATCAACCCCCGTCTCCAGGCGTCCGCGGCGAACTTCCACGTGCTGCTGCAGGCGTGCCTGGCCGAGCCACGCTGCCTGTCCTTCACCGTCTGGGGCTTCACCGACCGGCACTCCTGGGTGCCGGGCTGGTTCGACGACCCGCCGGAGGGCCTGGCCACCCTGTACGACGAGAACTACCAGCCCAAACGGGCGTACCAGACGGTCAAGGCCGACCTGATCTTCGCCGGCCCGCCGTACGTGCTGCCCCGCGTCACCCCGCGTCCCCGCCGCTGA
- a CDS encoding polysaccharide deacetylase family protein, which translates to MPPNAVTRRLPYPPTAPGPTTAAAPGLTTAVTAGPAVAAARPAQARPGVSPDIVDPARGGGRVVSLTFDDGPNPVDTPRLLDVLRRHRITAVFCLVGDQVDAHPEVVGQIVAAGHPLGNHSMRHDDMSGWSVERIAADLRRTNEAIHRAVPGTRIRYFRAPYGAWGRTPAVAASLGMRPLGWRLAIGDWEPPGADELARRLLDGITPGAVVLLHDGGGDRSQTVDAVARAVPVLRARRWRFALPEHRA; encoded by the coding sequence GTGCCACCGAACGCGGTGACCCGCCGCCTGCCGTACCCGCCCACGGCACCCGGCCCGACCACGGCCGCGGCACCCGGACTGACCACGGCCGTCACGGCCGGCCCCGCCGTGGCCGCCGCGCGGCCCGCCCAGGCCCGCCCCGGGGTCAGCCCCGACATCGTGGACCCGGCGCGTGGCGGCGGTCGGGTGGTCAGCCTCACCTTCGACGACGGGCCCAACCCGGTCGACACGCCACGACTGCTGGACGTGCTGCGCCGGCACCGGATCACGGCGGTGTTCTGCCTGGTGGGCGACCAGGTCGACGCGCACCCCGAGGTGGTCGGCCAGATCGTCGCCGCCGGTCACCCGCTGGGCAACCACAGCATGCGCCACGACGACATGAGCGGCTGGAGCGTCGAGCGGATCGCGGCGGACCTACGGCGGACCAACGAGGCCATCCACCGGGCCGTGCCCGGCACCCGGATCCGGTACTTCCGGGCCCCGTACGGCGCCTGGGGTCGTACCCCGGCCGTGGCGGCCTCGTTGGGCATGCGACCGCTGGGGTGGCGGCTGGCGATCGGGGACTGGGAGCCACCCGGCGCGGACGAGCTCGCCCGCCGCCTGCTCGACGGGATCACCCCCGGCGCCGTCGTGTTGCTGCACGACGGCGGAGGTGACCGGAGCCAGACCGTCGACGCGGTGGCCCGGGCCGTGCCCGTGCTGAGAGCGCGGCGGTGGCGGTTCGCCCTACCCGAGCACCGCGCCTGA
- a CDS encoding AI-2E family transporter, which yields MPTTVSATKTRAALRTSARVSLEALLVLLFTTVVLWVLGRMWPIVWPLVIALLITTLTWPVTRFLRRHGWPPGLAASAVTVGFLLLAAGVVVLIAVPVAAQSGELVTGVVGGLQQLREWASGPPLNIGDDEMSAALDTAVGRVQDSMGSIVTATVTGVGTLVNGLVTTVLALFLMFFFLKDGPRFLPWLGRQLPGRLATDVPVVAARSWDTLGAFVRSQAFVGLLDAVFIGLGLWFVGVPLVLPLAALTFVAAFVPIVGALFAGFVAVLIALVSNGPTDALIVLAIIIVVQQLEGNVFQPMVQSRGLGLHAAVVLLAVTLGGSLAGIVGSLLAVPAAALIAVGWTYLREQLSDPAPQPESDVPGTDEPVSDVPAPGRAATAPETA from the coding sequence ATGCCGACCACGGTGAGCGCCACGAAGACCCGCGCCGCGCTACGTACGTCGGCCCGGGTCTCGCTGGAGGCGTTGCTGGTCCTGCTGTTCACCACCGTCGTGCTGTGGGTGCTGGGCCGGATGTGGCCGATCGTCTGGCCGCTGGTGATCGCGCTGCTGATCACCACGCTGACCTGGCCGGTGACCCGTTTCCTGCGTCGGCACGGGTGGCCGCCGGGGCTGGCCGCGTCGGCCGTCACCGTGGGTTTTCTCCTGCTCGCCGCGGGTGTCGTGGTGCTGATCGCGGTGCCGGTGGCCGCGCAGTCCGGGGAACTGGTCACCGGCGTGGTCGGCGGTCTCCAGCAGCTCCGCGAGTGGGCCTCCGGGCCACCGTTGAACATCGGCGACGACGAGATGAGCGCGGCGCTCGACACCGCGGTCGGCCGGGTCCAGGACAGCATGGGCAGTATCGTCACCGCCACGGTGACCGGCGTGGGCACCCTGGTCAACGGACTGGTCACCACCGTCCTGGCGCTCTTCCTGATGTTCTTCTTCCTCAAGGACGGCCCCCGCTTCCTGCCCTGGCTGGGCCGCCAGTTGCCGGGTCGGCTCGCCACCGACGTCCCGGTCGTGGCCGCCCGCTCCTGGGACACCCTCGGGGCGTTCGTCCGCTCCCAGGCGTTCGTCGGCCTGCTCGACGCCGTCTTCATCGGTCTCGGCCTGTGGTTCGTGGGCGTGCCACTGGTGCTGCCGCTGGCGGCACTGACCTTCGTGGCGGCGTTCGTCCCGATCGTGGGCGCCCTCTTCGCCGGTTTCGTCGCGGTGCTCATCGCGCTGGTGTCGAACGGACCAACGGACGCGTTGATCGTGCTCGCCATCATCATCGTGGTCCAGCAGCTCGAGGGGAACGTGTTCCAGCCCATGGTGCAGAGCCGGGGCCTCGGGCTGCACGCGGCGGTGGTGCTGCTCGCCGTGACGCTCGGCGGCAGCCTGGCCGGCATCGTGGGCAGCCTGCTGGCCGTACCGGCCGCCGCGCTGATCGCCGTCGGCTGGACGTACCTGCGGGAACAGCTCAGTGATCCGGCGCCGCAGCCCGAGTCCGACGTGCCGGGGACCGACGAGCCCGTCTCCGACGTGCCGGCCCCCGGTCGGGCGGCCACCGCGCCGGAGACGGCCTGA
- the metH gene encoding methionine synthase, translating into MRNSVRELRSLLAERIVVLDGAFGTMLQGAGLAPADYRGDRFADHPQDVTGDPDLLNLTRPDVILDVHRRYLAAGADITTTNTFTATSIGQADYGLQSVAAEMSLRGAQLARQAADEAGGRFVAGSIGPLNVTLSLSPKVEDPAFRAVTFDEVRAAYAEQIAALAEGGVDLLMVETIFDTLNAKAAIAAAREVAPDLPLWISVTIVDLSGRTLSGQTVEAFWASVAHAEPLVVGMNCALGAAEMRPHLAELARVADTFVASHPNAGLPNAFGGYDQTPQESGLLLGEFARDGMVNIVGGCCGTSPAHIERIAKSVAGLPPRRVPAPPAATRFSGLEPFTIAPDTGFVMIGERTNVTGSARFRRLIEADDYQAAVDVALEQVRGGANLLDVNMDADLLDSERAMTTFLNLLATEPEAARIPIMVDSSRWSVLEAGLKCVQGKGVVNSISLKEGEEPFLAQARQIREYGAGVVVMAFDEQGQADTTERKVAICGRAYDLLTKQADFPPEDIIFDPNVLAVATGIAEHNGYAKAFIDALPLIKERCPGARTSGGISNLSFSFRGNDVVREAMHSAFLLHAVRAGLDMGIVNAGQLAVYQDIPADLLELVEDVIFDRRPDATDRLVTFAGSVQGAGTRRTVDLTWREAPVRERLSHALVHGIVDFIEADTEEARQQVVRPLEVIEGPLMDGMKVVGDLFGAGKMFLPQVVKSARVMKRAVAYLEPYMEAEKAAGIGRGNGKVVLATVKGDVHDIGKNIVGVVLGCNNYDVVDLGVMVPAAKILDVAVAEKADAVGLSGLITPSLDEMVTVAAEMQRRGLTLPLLIGGATTSRQHTAVRIAPAYEGSTVHVLDASRVVGVVSDLLDADRAEKLGEENRIEQARLREQHEQRQRTPLLPLGRARANREAVSFDGLPVPEFTGVREVRPDLGTLREMIDWQFFFLAWELKGRYPAILEQPAARELYDDGNALLDEIVAAGSLTAHGVYGFWPAHAEGDDLVVDGVRLPMLRQQTAKPDGRPNRCLADYVAPAGDHLGGFAVAIHGADALAARYEAEHDDYRAIMVKALADRLAEAFAEWIHLTARREWYEPGVEPSLADLHAERFRGIRPALGYPASPDHSLKGELFTLLGADRAGLGLTESYAMTPAAAVSALLFAHPASRYFTVGRIGEDQARDYADRRALPYEQIEPWLRPNLS; encoded by the coding sequence ATGCGAAATTCAGTGCGAGAGCTGCGGAGCCTGCTGGCGGAGCGGATCGTGGTGCTCGACGGGGCGTTCGGCACGATGCTCCAGGGCGCCGGCCTGGCGCCCGCCGACTACCGGGGTGACCGGTTCGCCGACCACCCGCAGGACGTCACCGGCGACCCGGACCTGCTCAACCTCACCCGGCCGGACGTCATCCTCGACGTGCACCGGCGCTACCTGGCGGCCGGCGCGGACATCACCACCACCAACACCTTCACCGCGACCAGCATCGGCCAGGCCGACTACGGTCTGCAGTCGGTGGCGGCGGAGATGAGCCTGCGCGGCGCGCAGCTCGCCCGGCAGGCCGCCGACGAGGCGGGCGGCCGGTTCGTGGCCGGGTCGATCGGCCCGTTGAACGTCACCCTGTCGCTGTCGCCCAAGGTCGAGGACCCGGCGTTCCGGGCGGTCACCTTCGACGAGGTGCGCGCCGCCTACGCCGAGCAGATCGCCGCCCTGGCCGAGGGTGGCGTCGACCTGCTCATGGTCGAGACGATCTTCGACACGCTCAACGCGAAGGCCGCCATCGCCGCCGCCCGCGAGGTCGCCCCGGACCTGCCACTGTGGATCTCGGTGACCATCGTGGACCTGAGCGGCCGGACGCTGTCCGGGCAGACCGTCGAGGCGTTCTGGGCGTCGGTGGCGCACGCCGAGCCGCTCGTGGTCGGTATGAACTGCGCGCTCGGCGCGGCGGAGATGCGCCCCCACCTGGCCGAGTTGGCCCGGGTGGCCGACACCTTCGTGGCCAGCCACCCGAACGCCGGCCTGCCGAACGCCTTCGGCGGCTACGACCAGACCCCGCAGGAGAGCGGCCTGCTGCTGGGCGAGTTCGCCCGGGACGGCATGGTCAACATCGTGGGCGGCTGCTGCGGCACCTCCCCCGCGCACATCGAACGGATCGCCAAGTCGGTCGCCGGGCTGCCGCCGCGCCGGGTGCCGGCGCCCCCGGCGGCGACCCGGTTCAGCGGTCTGGAGCCGTTCACGATCGCCCCGGACACCGGGTTCGTCATGATCGGCGAACGCACGAACGTCACCGGGTCGGCCCGGTTCCGCCGGCTGATCGAGGCCGACGACTACCAGGCGGCCGTCGACGTGGCCCTGGAGCAGGTACGCGGCGGGGCCAACCTGCTCGACGTCAACATGGACGCCGACCTGCTCGACAGCGAGCGGGCGATGACCACGTTCCTCAACCTGCTCGCCACCGAGCCCGAGGCGGCCCGCATCCCGATCATGGTCGACAGCTCGCGCTGGAGCGTGCTGGAGGCCGGGCTCAAGTGCGTGCAGGGCAAGGGCGTGGTCAACTCGATCAGCCTCAAGGAGGGCGAGGAGCCGTTCCTCGCGCAGGCCCGGCAGATCCGCGAGTACGGCGCCGGCGTGGTGGTGATGGCCTTCGACGAGCAGGGCCAGGCCGACACCACCGAACGCAAGGTGGCGATCTGCGGCCGGGCGTACGACCTGCTCACCAAGCAGGCCGACTTCCCGCCGGAGGACATCATCTTCGACCCGAACGTGCTGGCCGTGGCCACCGGCATCGCCGAGCACAACGGGTACGCCAAGGCGTTCATCGACGCGCTGCCGCTGATCAAGGAACGCTGCCCCGGCGCGCGTACCAGCGGCGGCATCTCCAACCTGTCGTTCTCGTTCCGCGGCAACGACGTGGTCCGGGAGGCCATGCACTCGGCGTTCCTGTTGCACGCCGTCCGGGCCGGGCTGGACATGGGCATCGTCAACGCCGGTCAGCTCGCCGTCTACCAGGACATCCCGGCCGACCTGCTGGAGCTGGTCGAGGACGTGATCTTCGACCGGCGGCCGGACGCGACCGACCGGCTGGTGACGTTCGCCGGGAGCGTGCAGGGCGCCGGCACCCGGCGGACGGTGGACCTCACCTGGCGGGAGGCGCCGGTCCGGGAACGACTGTCGCACGCCCTGGTGCACGGGATCGTGGACTTCATCGAGGCCGACACCGAGGAGGCGCGGCAGCAGGTCGTCCGCCCGCTGGAGGTGATCGAGGGTCCGCTGATGGACGGCATGAAGGTCGTCGGCGACCTGTTCGGGGCGGGGAAGATGTTCCTGCCGCAGGTGGTCAAGAGCGCCCGGGTGATGAAGCGGGCGGTGGCGTACCTGGAGCCGTACATGGAGGCGGAGAAGGCCGCCGGCATCGGTCGGGGCAACGGCAAGGTGGTGCTGGCCACGGTCAAGGGCGACGTGCACGACATCGGCAAGAACATCGTCGGCGTGGTGCTCGGCTGCAACAACTACGACGTGGTGGACCTCGGGGTGATGGTCCCGGCCGCGAAGATCCTGGACGTCGCGGTCGCCGAGAAGGCCGACGCGGTCGGCCTGTCCGGGCTGATCACGCCGTCGCTGGACGAGATGGTCACGGTCGCCGCCGAGATGCAGCGGCGCGGCCTGACCCTGCCGCTGCTGATCGGCGGGGCCACCACCTCCCGGCAGCACACCGCCGTGCGGATCGCGCCCGCGTACGAGGGCAGCACCGTGCACGTGCTCGACGCGTCCCGGGTGGTCGGGGTGGTGTCCGACCTGCTGGACGCCGACCGCGCCGAGAAGCTGGGCGAGGAGAACCGCATCGAGCAGGCCCGGCTGCGCGAGCAGCACGAGCAGCGGCAGCGTACTCCCCTGCTGCCGTTGGGTCGGGCCCGCGCCAACCGGGAGGCCGTCTCGTTCGACGGGCTGCCGGTGCCGGAGTTCACCGGCGTACGGGAGGTCCGGCCGGATCTCGGCACGCTCCGCGAGATGATCGACTGGCAGTTCTTCTTCCTGGCCTGGGAGTTGAAGGGGCGCTACCCGGCGATCCTGGAGCAGCCGGCCGCCCGGGAGCTGTACGACGACGGGAACGCGCTGCTGGACGAGATCGTCGCGGCCGGTTCGCTCACCGCGCACGGCGTGTACGGGTTCTGGCCGGCGCACGCCGAGGGCGACGACCTCGTGGTGGACGGCGTACGGCTGCCGATGCTGCGCCAGCAGACCGCCAAGCCCGACGGGCGTCCCAACCGCTGCCTGGCCGACTACGTCGCCCCGGCCGGCGACCACCTGGGCGGGTTCGCGGTGGCGATCCACGGCGCGGACGCGCTGGCCGCCCGGTACGAGGCCGAGCACGACGACTACCGGGCCATCATGGTCAAGGCGCTGGCCGACCGGCTGGCCGAGGCGTTCGCGGAGTGGATCCACCTGACCGCCCGCCGTGAGTGGTACGAGCCGGGCGTGGAGCCGTCGCTGGCGGACCTGCACGCCGAACGGTTCCGGGGCATCCGGCCGGCGCTCGGCTACCCGGCCAGCCCCGACCACAGCCTCAAGGGCGAGCTGTTCACGCTGCTCGGCGCGGACCGGGCCGGCCTCGGCCTGACCGAGTCGTACGCGATGACGCCCGCCGCCGCGGTCAGCGCGCTGCTGTTCGCCCACCCGGCGTCCCGTTACTTCACGGTCGGCCGGATCGGCGAGGACCAGGCCCGCGACTACGCCGACCGCCGGGCCCTGCCCTACGAGCAGATAGAACCCTGGCTCCGCCCCAACCTAAGCTGA
- a CDS encoding ricin-type beta-trefoil lectin domain protein, with product MSVPPSPAAPRRLWAGAAAAALTAATAVTVVVTSAAPASAAVTTLYASPSGSGTTCSAAQPCSLTAAQTAVRSRTAAMTDDIVVELADGVYRLSAPLRFTAADSGVNGHRVVWRAAASARPVISGARAVTGWSLVDSAKNIWRANVGAGVDTRQLYVNGAIATRARTQVNRADFTPSSTGMRFTNSALGYLNNTTNQNRIQMESVGSFTDRYVSVQSISGGMITMQQPGWSNNNFGYDTFTSPHRAGPLYLSNAYEFLDAPGEWYLNPGTGALSYIPLAGQNMSNVSVELPTLQSLLSVGGTYDAPAHHLTFSGITFTGTSWLTPSSNQGYVDQQTGAYIVGNWSWPSFTSCHNGCSQFEATRPNWAQSPAAVQVSAANNVTLTDSQFLNLGQTAIGIGNDANAHTSGVGLGASNIVVTRSEIARSSAGGIVVGGVRADAHHPGDQRMVNRDITISNNRIHDLGVEHRGIVSVLTTYVTNATVSYNEVYNMPYTGMSMGYGWGANDAGGSNHYANRGLYNYQPRYSTPTTASNNRLIGNYVHDVMQQMNDGGCIYTLSANQGGLISDNYCLRTNGYFGVYFDEGSRYWTARNNVFSNTGTWATANYWYAENMGNFTVTNNWSTNNSTNVTNGDRGNVVNNNVVVSNGQWPAGAQAVMAAAGPQGGTTPPPTPQNTQIVGGQSGRCLEIGGSSTTNGTQAQIWDCLGATNQRWTHTAGKQLIVYGNKCLDASGQGTANGTLAIIWDCNGQSNQQWNLNSNGTITGVQSGLCLDVSAQGTANGSKVHLWSCHGGTNQQWSLRN from the coding sequence GTGTCCGTACCCCCCTCTCCCGCCGCGCCGCGGCGGTTGTGGGCCGGGGCGGCCGCGGCGGCGTTGACCGCCGCGACCGCCGTGACCGTCGTGGTCACCTCGGCCGCTCCCGCCTCCGCCGCCGTCACCACCCTCTACGCCTCCCCCTCGGGCAGCGGCACCACCTGCTCCGCCGCCCAGCCGTGCTCACTGACCGCCGCCCAGACCGCGGTACGCTCCCGCACCGCCGCGATGACCGACGACATCGTGGTGGAACTGGCCGACGGGGTGTACCGGCTCAGCGCCCCGCTGCGGTTCACCGCCGCCGACTCCGGCGTCAACGGCCACCGGGTGGTGTGGCGGGCCGCCGCCTCCGCGCGGCCGGTGATCAGCGGCGCCCGTGCGGTCACCGGCTGGTCGCTGGTGGACTCCGCGAAGAACATCTGGCGGGCCAACGTCGGCGCCGGCGTCGACACCCGGCAGCTCTACGTCAACGGCGCCATCGCCACCCGGGCCCGCACCCAGGTCAACCGGGCCGACTTCACGCCCAGCAGCACCGGCATGCGGTTCACCAACAGCGCGCTGGGCTACCTGAACAACACGACCAACCAGAACCGCATCCAGATGGAGAGCGTCGGCTCGTTCACCGACCGGTACGTGTCGGTGCAGAGCATCAGCGGCGGCATGATCACGATGCAGCAGCCGGGTTGGAGCAACAACAACTTCGGGTACGACACGTTCACCAGCCCGCACCGGGCCGGGCCGCTCTACCTGAGCAACGCCTACGAGTTTCTCGACGCGCCGGGGGAGTGGTACCTCAACCCGGGCACCGGGGCGCTGTCCTACATCCCGCTCGCCGGCCAGAACATGAGCAACGTCAGCGTGGAGCTGCCGACGTTGCAGTCCCTGCTGAGCGTGGGTGGCACCTACGACGCGCCCGCGCACCACCTCACCTTCAGCGGGATCACCTTCACCGGCACGAGCTGGCTGACGCCCAGCAGCAACCAGGGCTACGTCGACCAGCAGACCGGCGCCTACATCGTCGGCAACTGGAGCTGGCCCAGCTTCACCTCCTGCCACAACGGTTGCTCCCAGTTCGAGGCCACCCGGCCGAACTGGGCGCAGTCACCCGCCGCCGTGCAGGTCTCCGCGGCCAACAACGTCACCCTCACCGACTCCCAGTTCCTCAACCTCGGCCAGACGGCCATCGGCATCGGCAACGACGCCAACGCGCACACCAGCGGGGTCGGCCTGGGCGCCAGCAACATCGTCGTCACCCGCTCCGAGATCGCCCGCAGCTCCGCCGGGGGCATCGTCGTCGGCGGCGTGCGCGCCGACGCCCACCACCCCGGCGACCAGCGGATGGTCAACCGGGACATCACCATCAGCAACAACCGCATCCACGATCTCGGCGTGGAGCACCGGGGCATCGTGTCGGTGCTGACCACGTACGTCACCAACGCCACCGTCTCGTACAACGAGGTCTACAACATGCCGTACACCGGCATGTCGATGGGGTACGGCTGGGGCGCGAACGACGCCGGCGGCAGCAACCACTACGCCAACCGGGGGCTCTACAACTACCAGCCGCGCTACTCCACCCCGACCACCGCGTCCAACAACCGGCTGATCGGCAACTACGTGCACGACGTGATGCAGCAGATGAACGACGGCGGCTGCATCTACACGCTCTCGGCCAACCAGGGCGGGCTGATCAGCGACAACTACTGCCTGCGCACCAACGGCTACTTCGGCGTCTACTTCGACGAGGGCTCCCGGTACTGGACGGCCCGCAACAACGTCTTCTCCAACACCGGCACCTGGGCCACGGCCAACTACTGGTACGCCGAGAACATGGGCAACTTCACCGTCACCAACAACTGGTCGACCAACAACAGCACCAACGTCACCAACGGCGACCGGGGCAACGTCGTCAACAACAACGTCGTGGTGTCCAACGGCCAGTGGCCGGCGGGCGCGCAGGCCGTGATGGCCGCCGCCGGCCCGCAGGGCGGCACCACGCCTCCGCCCACGCCGCAGAACACGCAGATCGTCGGCGGTCAGTCCGGCCGTTGCCTGGAGATCGGCGGGTCGAGCACCACCAACGGCACCCAGGCCCAGATCTGGGACTGTCTCGGCGCGACCAACCAGCGCTGGACCCACACCGCCGGCAAGCAACTGATCGTGTACGGCAACAAGTGTCTGGACGCCTCCGGGCAGGGCACCGCCAACGGCACCCTGGCCATCATCTGGGACTGCAACGGCCAGTCCAACCAGCAGTGGAACCTCAACAGCAACGGCACCATCACCGGCGTGCAGTCCGGCCTCTGCCTGGACGTCTCCGCCCAGGGCACCGCCAACGGCTCGAAGGTGCACCTGTGGTCCTGCCACGGCGGCACCAACCAACAGTGGTCCCTCCGCAACTAA